Below is a window of Cheilinus undulatus linkage group 8, ASM1832078v1, whole genome shotgun sequence DNA.
acattttaatctcatagtttagcatttttatcttttattttccaatttttatcTTGTAATTATGACTCAAGATCTCATtattataattttgacttttaagcttttacctcataatttcataaaaataatcataataatgttgacttttaatccaaagaattttgactttataataattttatatttttctttagtttctatttttattttgtttttactttctgtgtttgatttcagtttagtttttattagtttgactgctggtttgttagttaagttattattttgaaaaagtgcttcgtttttgtttagtttttttagttttagtgttagttttattttttatttttgatagatGTTAGGGCTGAGTGAAtgtcacacatttttaaaaacagattaaaacagGGAGGATTTCACACTcccagacttgtgtgtaggttccagtcagtctggttgtgtcaaagactaaaactaaggatatttttgtctccatttttattttattttagttagttttgaaAGCACAATATACAGTTTgagttagttttctttttttggtaaagcttagtttttatttagtttcagttaactgaaatgatttttgaattttagttttagttatttagttatagttaactataacaaccttgatTTCAGCATTTCATCCTGGATGTTAACTTTTATCACCTAATCCAGTTTTTATTTCGTATTCAGTTTTCATCTAATTGTTTCAAAACCTAATCtcaataaagatttattttctactctaaatttaattttcatccaataattttattttttatctcaacTTTCAACATTTTATCATAATATCATGtttctatctcataattatgaattatatctcataattttgacatttgtcCCTAGTATTTCAGTATCAGTTTCAAGTTTTGTTattgtttagatttttaatgtcataattctgaccttttatcataattatcacttttttcacttattattttgacttttttatctcataaaaacttaattttaatctttgaattccaatatttttattttaatttcaatgtGATGTCATAatgttgacttttaatttcagagttttactttttatctcttcattttaatattttaccttgttattttaacttttaccacttaatccagcttttatctcacaattaaTCCTTCATCTCAAGTTTAAGTCTTATcttataaatttgactttaatcttCTTATCCATTTATTGTTGAATTGCCAAACTTAAGTGGCAGATATGGGCTTCCATGCTCAAAGCTATTTGGACGGATGagaaaaaaccctgaaaattagtccagtaaaataataataataataaggatGATGACGAGGGAAGTTTATGAGTCAGTGTTTAAATATGATCAACCTACATGATAGTAGAATTctttaaacatgtaaataagGGTGCagaaaacagactcagtgtgcagaGACATTAAAGAGCGCCCCCTATGGGTAAAGAGCAAAGACCTCTGAAAAGACCTCAGAAATGTCCTAAAAACAGCCCTGTTCACCTCTGGAGTTTAAGTTCAAGTTACTGATAGATGCATTAACCCTTCTACTTCCTGTAGGTCACATGTGTTCAGGGTGACTCTGCAGACAGGAGATCATCTCCTGGACCGGCCGACCCTCGAAGCAGATCTGATAGACCGCCGTGAAGAgaggaaacctgcagagaggacagagacagggaggaTCAGGATCTGGTTTTTACAAATCCTGCAGAAATTATCCAGAATTATTCTGAAACCATGAAATCATGACTCCAGGGATAAAGATTCGGTATAAGTTTACTGACTTGTCTGTGAGTCCCTTCTGTTTGAGGATATGGTAAACCTCAGCAGACGTTGCCGGACCCTGCAGCTTCTGGCCGTTCAGCATCTCATTCTCCAGCTGCTCGATGCTCTGACGGAGGATGGACGGTTAAAATGTTCATCAGAGAGTATTGATAAGATGACTGCAGAGCTTACAGAGACAACTAGATTTAACAAACACTCACCTTCCCCGTTCTAGAGAACGCCTCGGCCACTCGTCGGTTTCTCCCGCCATAGCACGTCGTGATGAGATCAGCCACGCCGCAGCTCTCCAGGAAGGTCGCCGTGGAAACAGAGCCATTCTTGGAGAAGAGTTTGGCGAAGGCGATCATCTCCATCAGACCCAGACGGATCACGGCAGCCTTGGTGTTATCACCACACTTCAGACCGTCACAGAAACCGGCGCCAACTGCAACGATGTTCTAGAGGACAGATGGTCACAAACATGACACCGGCTTTTAAAGATGGAGTCATGAAAATTAACGTCTGGATTGATCTGGGGATCAAATATCCTCCAGGTTAAGTGTGGATGGATCTAATAATGTTTTTAGTCAGTCCAGTTTAGACGATGACAAATAAAGAAACAGCTCTGAAATAATCCTGACAGGATTTCAGATGGTCTGTGGATCTGAAATGAGTCTGAAAAACTGTCTTAAATGTGTATTATTTCTGACGCCCAGCAGGGGGTGACAccacacaacacaaacacagtcctGTCCTGTAGAGGTCTGTGGTAAAACACTCAGACTTCTCTTTGATTTActctctctttaaaaacattttccaaacGAGCTTCTGGTCTAAATCTCGGTTTCAGTCTCCTTTAATACAGCAGAGGGCTGTCAAGACCACAGAGTCTGATATTTGATCTACAGCTCATTCAGAAAGTACTCAATCCCCcccactgttttcattttttttatgtttcagcctAAAGCTACAGTTGATTaagttcatttttattctcattaatcaaCATCtaagtaccccatcatgacaaagttaaaacagaattaaagaaaaatgtacaactttattcaagttttaaaaaatgggagatgctggatggatggatggatggatggatggatggatggatggatggatggagatggatggatggatggctggctggaaggattgatggattgatggatggatggatggatggatggatagatggatggatggctgcttgatggatgtatggatggatgaatgaatgaatgaatgaatgaaaggatgtatgatgcatgcatggatggatgaattacatatggatgaatgatggattagagaatgcatggatggatgagagGATGGAAGGATAAGAGGAGGtttggattgatggatggatgactgatggatggatttatggaAGGATGGATAAATTAAGGGATGTATGGATGAGAGGATTAATGCATGGATTGACTGATAAgagattggatggatggatggatggatggatggatggatggatggctgctGGTTATATGtatggatagatggataaatgaagggatgtatggatggatgagaggatgatggatggatagatgaatacatggatgaatggatagttAGATGGATGAGAGAATGGATGGGAgaatggagggatggatgcatggatggatggatgagaggatggatagatggatgagaGGATGTATGGACAGATAGATGAaagcatggatgaatggatagttAGATGGATgagagaatggatggatggatggatacatggatggatggatacatagATACATGGATGAtgggatggattgatggatggatggctgctggatggatgcatggacggatgaatgaatgaaaggatgtatgatgcatagatggatggatggatggatggatggatggatagatagatggatgatgggatggattgatggatggatggctgctggatggatgtatggatggatgaatgaatgaaaggatatatgatgcatgcatggatggatggatggatggatggatggttggatgaattACATATGGATGAATGACAGATGGATTAgaggatgtatggatggatgagagGATGGATGAATAAGAAGAGGtttggattgatggatggatggctgctggattgatgtatggatggatgaatgaatgaaaggatgtatgatggatggatggatggatggctggatgaatTACTTATGGATGAATGACAGATGGATTAGAGGATGTATGGAAGGATGAGAGGATGGACGAATAAAAAGAGGtttggattgatggatggatggctgctGGATGGATTTGTAAGGATGTAGGATGCATGCATGTTTGGATGagaggatggatgcatggatagatgtaCCTTCAGAGCTCCACACAGCTCCACGGTGTCAGCGTCGTCGACCACGGTGATCCTGAAGTTTGGCGTCTGCAGAAGCTCTTTGAACAGCAGACCATTCTCCAGAACTCTACTGCCTGTAAGATCACATGACACGTGATTTCACACATTATTAATAAACAACTGTTTAGTATGAGACATTTTTTAGAAGATTTAATAGCTGGGTCATAAAACAAAACCTCAAAAGGACTTCAAAATAGCtccagattgattttttttttgattgtttgtttttcttgcccTGATTAGACTGGCTGTCACAGCTGTAAAGAGCtcaaaactttgacatttttatggcTTTTCTTTTGTAAACTACAGCAGTGGGTCCAGAAGCTTGGGGTGGTTTCTGCAGGACTGGGATTGGGAGAAATTTGATGAGCAAGGAACAAACTTGGACCCAATGATGATGCTCAATCAAGGAAATCTCTTAAAGTGGGTTATCACTGGCAGTGGATGTTTCTGAATCTAGAACCAAACAGGTGTACCAGGAAGTAAAGGagatgatgaatgaaaaataaaggcaaaaatgtttaTAAGATCAACACTCATTATTGATGAAAATCCCTAAATCAGTCTCATGTCTGGTCACAGTCTAGTGTTCCTCCCTACCGATGGTGGTTTCACAGAACTTCTCTGCTGCGACCTCGTTGGCGATGTTGGCCCCCATCAGGACGCTGACGTCGATCCCCATCTTCTCCCTGATGATGTCTGAGATCAGCTTCAGGCCCTCGGGGCCCTCGTCTACACCCTGGGACACAGATAAACAGACTTATGTAGACCTTATGACTGTGGTAATGTTCTGCAGACTCAGATCCATCCTCAGCAGTGAGACGTTTAGGAGCTGATGAGGTTAAAACGGGGAACAGCCTTATGTACAGGGGGCTGTACAGTTTTTAAATCTCTGATTTAGTCCACATGTTGAAGTATCTTTGGATGAGACTTGACATAGTGCCTTCTCCATGCCCATCTACCCTGGTTTCTCTCTCAGGTAGCTCGTGGTAAGTCTACTTTAAATAGTTCTGAaattatggctaataatcagacctaaaaagcagcatagactgagtgatgttgtggctgataagggacagggCAATATCCTTATGTTGTAAATAGctgaaaagttaaaatcctCTGGTCCATCAGCAGGCCTTagactttaaatgtgtttatcatgaaagcaaaaaatgtcaacagcTCAGACTAGTAGGGACTGGTTCTCTGTTCCTCCTGGAGAACTGTAGCAAAGAAGAAAGAGGACAGAGCTCACACTTAAGCTCATCCTGTGTTTGGTGTTGTATATCTGTGGAGGTGTCAGACACGTGTCAGGACAGTGTGATGTTGTTAATTAGTAGATTCATATTTTATGATTCTAACACTATTTTTCTGACCTGCTGTGAGCCAGTCCTACCTTGATGAGAGTGATTCCTCGAGCTTTAGATGACACACATCCTGACATCTCATCACACAGTTTCCTGATGAACTGATGAGGAACAACAAACACCAGGAGGTCGGCGCCCTCTGCAGCGTCACGCAGCCGTGGGATGGCAACCTGAGagggacaaaaacaaagaggCATTCAATCTAAGGCCTGCTTTATGCCAGTGATAATCCTTAGTGACGAAACTCTATaatgaacccccccccccccgctaaATATAAGCCAAGTCTATCCAGATCATCACAAAGAGGGAATTTACTGAAGCAGAATCAAAATGATCAGCACCATCAAAACTATTCTTGTACTAAATAGTTctgacaaatatttttaaaagattcctGTTAGACATGGgatcagaaaaataaacagctgcGACTTATTTATTGAAAGACTAAAATTCATGCACTGATGCTTGTAAATTGTCATCTAAATTTGTTGTTGAACTAGTATTCCAGTATTTAGTATTTAGAAGCATGATTATGACAACaggatggagaaaagctgtttaaaaaggCACTGCTAGCCTCTTCACTGgtggctttgaaaaaaaaaatcaacacactTTAACTCTATCACTATTAGAacatatatatagagagagataTAGCAATTTTCTACAAGTGGGACcacaacaaaatcaaaaatggcCAACTATGGCCaaaattttggcaaaaatggagagtAAAAGGACCttacatccccagcttcaccaacattcgaTCCTCTACCTTTTAAGATGAGGT
It encodes the following:
- the gpd1l gene encoding glycerol-3-phosphate dehydrogenase 1-like protein, with amino-acid sequence MAAPLKVCIIGSGNWGSAIARIIGRNATRLQRFASTVKMWVYEENINGRKLTDIINSEHENIKYLPGYKLPENVVAIPRLRDAAEGADLLVFVVPHQFIRKLCDEMSGCVSSKARGITLIKGVDEGPEGLKLISDIIREKMGIDVSVLMGANIANEVAAEKFCETTIGSRVLENGLLFKELLQTPNFRITVVDDADTVELCGALKNIVAVGAGFCDGLKCGDNTKAAVIRLGLMEMIAFAKLFSKNGSVSTATFLESCGVADLITTCYGGRNRRVAEAFSRTGKSIEQLENEMLNGQKLQGPATSAEVYHILKQKGLTDKFPLFTAVYQICFEGRPVQEMISCLQSHPEHM